A genomic window from Engraulis encrasicolus isolate BLACKSEA-1 chromosome 14, IST_EnEncr_1.0, whole genome shotgun sequence includes:
- the LOC134463162 gene encoding potassium voltage-gated channel subfamily A member 2-like, with protein MTVADPSDEAAAQPGHPQDYDPEDHECCERVVINVSGLRFETQLKTLSQFPETLLGDPKKRMRYFDPLRNEYFFDRNRPSFDAILYYYQSGGRLRRPVNVTLDVFSEEIRFYELGEEAIEIFREDEGFIKEEERPLPENEFQRQVWLLFEYPESSGPARIIAIISVMVILISIVSFCLETLPIFRSDEEDMHKAHPNPYANGTYIYTSTYFTDPFFILETLCIIWFSFEFLVRFFACPSKASFFVNIMNMIDVVAIIPYFITLGTELAEKAEGDGQQGQQAMSLAILRVIRLVRVFRIFKLSRHSKGLQILGQTLKASMRELGLLIFFLFIGVILFSSAVYFAEADEPESQFYSIPDAFWWAVVTMTTVGYGDMTPTTIGGKIVGSLCAIAGVLTIALPVPVIVSNFNYFYHRETEGEEQAQYLQVPPKAESNEELKRSRSGSTISKSDYMEIQEAVHNSNEDFQDGIMKANCTLANTNYVNIKKMLTDV; from the coding sequence ATGACTGTTGCCGACCCCTCGGACGAGGCGGCGGCCCAGCCGGGCCACCCGCAGGACTATGACCCCGAGGACCACGAGTGCTGCGAGCGCGTCGTCATCAACGTCTCGGGCCTGCGATTCGAGACGCAGCTCAAGACGCTCTCGCAGTTCCCAGAGACGCTGCTCGGGGACCCTAAGAAACGCATGCGCTACTTCGACCCGCTGAGGAACGAGTATTTCTTCGACCGCAACCGGCCGAGCTTTGACGCCATCCTCTACTACTACCAGTCGGGTGGGCGGCTCCGGCGGCCGGTGAACGTCACGCTGGACGTCTTCTCGGAGGAGATCCGCTTCTACGAGCTGGGCGAAGAGGCCATCGAGATCTTCAGGGAGGACGAAGGCTTCatcaaggaggaggagaggcctcTGCCGGAGAACGAGTTTCAGCGGCAGGTGTGGCTACTGTTCGAGTACCCTGAGAGCTCGGGGCCGGCGCGCATCATCGCCATCATCTCCGTGATGGTCATCCTCATCTCCATCGTCAGCTTCTGCCTGGAGACGCTGCCCATCTTCCGCAGCGACGAGGAGGACATGCACAAGGCCCACCCCAACCCCTACGCCAACGGCACCTACATCTACACCTCCACCTACTTCACAGACCCCTTCTTCATCCTTGAGACGCTCTGCATCATCTGGTTCTCCTTCGAGTTCCTGGTGCGCTTCTTCGCCTGCCCCAGCAAGGCCAGCTTCTTCGTCAACATCATGAACATGATCGACGTGGTGGCCATCATCCCCTACTTCATCACCCTGGGGACGGAGCTGGCGGAGAAGGCCGAGGGCGATGGACAGCAGGGCCAGCAAGCCATGTCCCTCGCCATCCTGAGGGTCATCCGGCTGGTGAGGGTCTTCCGCATCTTCAAGCTGTCGCGACACTCCAAGGGGCTGCAGATCCTGGGGCAGACGCTGAAGGCCAGCATGAGGGAGCTGGGCcttctcatcttcttcctcttcatcggAGTTATCCTCTTCTCCAGCGCGGTGTACTTTGCGGAGGCGGACGAGCCAGAGTCGCAGTTCTACAGCATTCCGGACGCGTTTTGGTGGGCTGTGGTGACCATGACGACAGTCGGCTACGGCGACATGACACCGACGACCATCGGCGGCAAAATTGTGGGTTCGCTCTGTGCCATTGCCGGCGTGCTGACTATTGCCCTGCCCGTGCCCGTCATCGTGTCCAACTTCAACTACTTCTACCACCGCGAGACCGAGGGCGAGGAGCAGGCGCAGTACCTGCAGGTGCCCCCCAAGGCCGAGTCCAACGAGGAGCTGAAGAGGAGCCGCAGCGGCTCCACCATCAGCAAGTCGGACTACATGGAGATCCAGGAGGCGGTGCACAACAGCAACGAAGACTTCCAGGACGGGATCATGAAGGCCAACTGCACGCTAGCCAACACAAACTATGTCAACATCAAGAAAATGCTGACGGATGTATAG